Proteins from a genomic interval of Psychrobacter urativorans:
- a CDS encoding rubredoxin, with protein MNRYECIVCGWIYDEALGCPEEGIAPGTKWDDIPDDWTCPECGVGKLDFEMVAI; from the coding sequence ATGAACCGTTATGAATGTATTGTCTGCGGCTGGATTTATGATGAAGCACTGGGCTGCCCTGAAGAAGGCATCGCCCCTGGTACTAAGTGGGATGATATCCCTGACGATTGGACATGTCCCGAATGCGGTGTGGGTAAACTGGATTTTGAGATGGTCGCAATTTAA
- a CDS encoding adenine phosphoribosyltransferase, translating to MSATAKNIPAATSLEPSNTLNLDHPFWQAIRTVPDFPKAGIDFYDITPLLRNHINEVIDAMLAVLPEGLLEQVDCLGAVEARGFVFASLLAGRLGKGMILLRKPGKLPPPVANKAYSLEYGKDTLEMQNNLPPERVLLVDDILATGGTLMTAYELCKSAHHTVVGTLVLLDLVDLHGVFPVPIYTVLKA from the coding sequence ATGAGTGCTACCGCCAAAAACATACCAGCCGCTACGTCGTTAGAACCGTCTAATACACTCAATCTAGATCATCCATTTTGGCAAGCTATTCGTACCGTGCCTGACTTTCCAAAAGCTGGTATTGATTTTTATGACATTACGCCTCTATTGCGCAATCATATTAATGAGGTTATTGATGCGATGTTGGCGGTGTTACCTGAAGGATTATTAGAACAAGTGGACTGCTTAGGAGCAGTTGAAGCGCGTGGGTTTGTATTTGCAAGCTTGCTGGCAGGGCGCTTGGGTAAAGGTATGATTTTGTTGCGTAAACCGGGCAAGCTACCACCACCCGTTGCTAATAAAGCATATTCTTTGGAATATGGTAAAGATACGCTTGAGATGCAAAATAATTTGCCCCCTGAGCGTGTATTATTAGTCGATGATATATTGGCGACAGGTGGCACGCTGATGACGGCTTATGAGCTTTGCAAGTCAGCTCATCATACGGTAGTGGGGACATTGGTGCTGCTTGATTTGGTAGATTTGCATGGCGTGTTTCCAGTACCCATTTATACGGTGTTAAAAGCTTAA
- a CDS encoding transaldolase: MSALQQLRTMTTIVADTGDLAAIERLKPIDATTNPSLITKALIHPDNQAMLADTMSQYQGDVDATIDALTIQIGCDILGLIEGRVSTEVDARLSYDTQATIDKALEFMDAYAKAGVDPKRVLIKMAATWQGIEAARYLETQDIHCNLTLLFGQHQAVACADAGVTLISPFVGRILDWQKRQQNRQNVPAADDMGVQSVKLIYQYYKQHGYKTQVMGASFRSTEQILALAGCDLLTIAPNLIDELAAMDISVTRQLSPTMSMDMDSMTRVSLTAEEFSQVYQQDTVTQDLLPKGIDGFISARDELAQTLAAMHN, from the coding sequence ATGAGCGCATTACAGCAGCTTCGCACTATGACTACCATTGTCGCTGATACTGGCGATCTTGCCGCTATCGAGCGCTTAAAACCTATTGATGCCACCACCAATCCTAGTCTAATTACCAAAGCCCTCATTCATCCTGATAATCAAGCGATGCTCGCAGATACCATGAGTCAGTATCAAGGGGATGTGGATGCAACCATTGACGCGCTTACCATCCAAATTGGTTGCGATATTTTAGGATTAATCGAAGGGCGCGTCTCAACCGAAGTCGATGCCCGCTTATCCTATGATACCCAAGCAACGATTGATAAAGCGTTAGAATTTATGGACGCTTATGCAAAAGCAGGCGTTGACCCAAAACGAGTGCTGATTAAAATGGCAGCGACATGGCAAGGTATTGAAGCAGCGCGCTATCTTGAGACCCAAGATATCCACTGTAATCTGACATTATTATTTGGGCAACATCAAGCCGTTGCTTGTGCGGATGCAGGCGTGACGCTGATTTCACCTTTCGTTGGGCGTATTTTAGATTGGCAAAAACGCCAACAGAACCGCCAAAACGTGCCCGCTGCTGATGATATGGGTGTGCAATCGGTTAAACTGATTTATCAATATTATAAGCAGCACGGTTATAAAACGCAGGTGATGGGCGCAAGCTTCCGTTCAACCGAGCAGATACTCGCACTGGCAGGCTGTGATTTATTGACTATCGCGCCAAACCTTATTGACGAACTAGCAGCGATGGATATTAGCGTCACTCGTCAGTTATCGCCAACGATGTCGATGGATATGGACAGCATGACGCGGGTGAGCTTAACAGCTGAAGAATTTAGTCAAGTATATCAACAGGATACCGTCACCCAAGACTTATTACCAAAAGGTATCGACGGCTTTATCAGTGCTCGTGATGAGCTTGCTCAAACGTTGGCTGCAATGCACAACTAA
- the pheA gene encoding prephenate dehydratase, whose protein sequence is MSEQSSEQNKNNINPTAVSVSDTSTDQELLNRLRQNIDTVDCEIQTLINNRAKLAQQVAIVKKEQVANSGNPAERNPIFYRPEREAQVLKAVMARNTGPIADEKMARLFREIMSVCLDLEAPQRIAFLGPVGTFTHAAALKHFGKAADTMPMTTITDVFREVEAGTAMYGVVPVENSSEGVVNHTLDGFLSSTLKIIGEVELPIHQNFLVAEHTKLDGISRIYSHQQSLAQCRHWLDVNYPNIERVAVSSNGEAARRLKNEWHSAAIAGDVAAAEYDLHKLYSNIEDNPSNTTRFLIIGHESVAPSGQDKTSIVVSAHDKAGALIEILKPLSYHGVSMTSIETRPERPNKWAYVFFIDMDGHIQDANVRAAIADIRPLVKDVRILGSYPKAVL, encoded by the coding sequence ATGAGTGAGCAGTCATCAGAGCAAAATAAGAATAATATAAACCCAACTGCTGTCAGCGTCAGCGATACCTCAACCGACCAAGAGCTTCTAAATCGCCTACGTCAAAATATTGATACCGTAGACTGTGAAATTCAAACGCTCATTAATAACCGTGCCAAGCTCGCCCAACAAGTGGCGATCGTTAAAAAAGAACAGGTGGCAAATAGCGGTAATCCTGCTGAGCGTAATCCTATCTTTTATCGTCCTGAACGAGAAGCGCAGGTATTAAAAGCGGTAATGGCTCGTAATACCGGTCCAATCGCTGATGAAAAAATGGCACGTCTCTTTCGTGAAATTATGTCAGTGTGTTTGGATTTAGAAGCACCGCAGCGCATTGCATTTTTAGGACCTGTCGGCACTTTCACCCATGCTGCTGCGCTTAAACATTTTGGTAAAGCGGCAGATACGATGCCGATGACTACCATCACGGATGTGTTCCGTGAAGTAGAAGCAGGCACGGCGATGTATGGGGTAGTGCCCGTTGAAAACTCATCTGAAGGTGTGGTTAACCATACCTTAGATGGCTTTTTATCTTCAACGCTAAAAATCATTGGCGAAGTTGAGCTGCCGATTCATCAAAACTTCTTAGTAGCTGAACATACTAAGCTTGATGGTATCAGTCGTATTTATTCGCATCAGCAATCTTTGGCGCAATGTCGCCATTGGCTCGATGTCAACTATCCCAATATTGAGCGTGTTGCGGTATCAAGTAACGGTGAAGCAGCACGTCGTCTGAAGAATGAATGGCATTCAGCCGCTATTGCCGGTGATGTTGCGGCTGCTGAATATGATTTGCATAAGCTGTATTCCAATATCGAAGACAATCCGAGCAATACCACACGTTTCTTAATCATCGGTCACGAATCGGTGGCACCGTCTGGTCAAGATAAAACCTCTATTGTGGTTTCTGCACATGATAAAGCGGGCGCGTTGATCGAAATTTTAAAACCATTATCCTATCACGGTGTCTCAATGACCAGTATTGAAACGCGTCCAGAGCGTCCAAATAAGTGGGCATACGTATTCTTTATTGATATGGATGGGCATATTCAAGACGCCAATGTGCGCGCTGCGATTGCTGATATTCGCCCATTGGTCAAAGATGTCCGTATCTTAGGTTCTTATCCAAAAGCAGTGCTATAA
- the hisC gene encoding histidinol-phosphate transaminase: protein MQSIELSQTAAQKTKDQAKLKVAPAYDSILELAPYQTGKPVEELTREYGISDVVKLASNENPIGCSPQVTLAITEQLGQLARYPDGKGYYLKQALSDFNNIDIECITLGNGANDLLDILARSFVGSEDAIVYSQYAFVVYSMLAKMQGATGIEVPAQRFGHDLIAMRQAVDDNPNTKIVFIANPNNPTGTQLEREELHKFVASLPSSVLVVLDEAYVEYSPESNNRALLDEFDNVVIVRTFSKAYGLAGLRIGYALSSAPIADLLNRIRQPFNVSRIGLAAANAALADQDFIEKVRDTNQEQRRWLEKQFDALGLGFIKSHANFIMVEIEVEMEDTTAAVIHQALLEQGVIVRPLAGYGLSNWLRITVGVAEDNMRLIDTLRSILTDD from the coding sequence ATGCAGTCAATAGAATTATCTCAAACCGCGGCTCAAAAAACTAAAGACCAAGCTAAGTTAAAGGTCGCGCCAGCGTACGACAGCATTTTAGAGCTGGCACCGTATCAAACGGGCAAGCCAGTAGAAGAGCTGACGCGCGAGTATGGTATTTCAGACGTGGTGAAGTTGGCAAGTAATGAGAATCCAATCGGCTGCTCACCGCAAGTCACCTTAGCGATTACGGAGCAATTGGGTCAGCTGGCACGTTATCCTGATGGTAAGGGGTATTATCTTAAGCAAGCCTTATCTGACTTCAATAATATAGATATAGAGTGTATTACGTTGGGTAATGGCGCTAATGATTTGCTCGATATCTTAGCGCGTAGTTTTGTCGGCTCAGAGGATGCGATAGTTTACAGTCAATACGCCTTTGTGGTGTATTCAATGCTGGCAAAAATGCAAGGTGCGACGGGTATTGAAGTGCCTGCGCAGCGTTTTGGTCACGATCTTATCGCGATGCGCCAAGCCGTTGACGATAATCCTAATACGAAAATAGTCTTTATCGCCAATCCTAATAATCCAACGGGCACACAGCTTGAACGCGAAGAGTTGCATAAGTTTGTTGCCAGTCTGCCAAGCTCAGTACTGGTGGTATTGGACGAGGCTTATGTCGAATATAGCCCTGAAAGTAATAATCGTGCGCTATTAGATGAGTTTGACAATGTCGTCATCGTGCGCACTTTTTCGAAAGCTTATGGGCTGGCAGGTCTGCGGATTGGTTACGCGCTCAGCTCAGCACCCATTGCCGACTTGCTCAATCGTATTCGTCAGCCTTTTAATGTGAGCCGGATTGGTCTTGCTGCTGCTAATGCGGCGCTTGCTGACCAAGATTTTATTGAGAAGGTGCGTGACACCAATCAAGAGCAAAGGCGCTGGTTAGAAAAGCAGTTTGATGCGCTAGGACTGGGTTTTATCAAGTCACATGCTAACTTTATCATGGTTGAAATTGAAGTTGAGATGGAAGATACGACGGCTGCCGTGATTCACCAAGCGCTACTTGAGCAAGGGGTTATTGTCCGTCCGCTTGCCGGTTATGGCTTATCGAATTGGCTACGGATTACCGTGGGTGTGGCAGAAGATAATATGCGCCTTATCGATACGTTGCGTTCGATATTAACGGATGATTAA
- a CDS encoding bifunctional prephenate dehydrogenase/3-phosphoshikimate 1-carboxyvinyltransferase: MIPPLFQQVCVIGLGLIGASLAQAIRDNHLSKRLVAVDRHLPSIEEAIAQGLLDAGSAVLSDVVSGSDLIVIAVPVQAAQAVFSDIKAAMDNGQLATDCIITDVCSTKVNIIEAAQAVFTSLPVGLVPAHPIAGAENSGYHARRSNLFVNHSVIICELPTTRVSAINKLRQLWEAVGATVMPMAAAHHDSILAHTSHLPHLLAFNLVEQLASHNDNLDMFRYAAGGFRDFTRIAASDPKMWHDIFFANQSAIVSALDEYSVYLQDIRQLIIDKDSTALMGLLGRAQAARRHFGHMLASTPYTDTSAMSASYNITPSNTVIGTIAIPGDKSISHRSIMLGSLATGVTHVTGFLEGEDALATLQAFRDMGVTIEGPDKGRLTIHGVGMNGLKPSKTPLYMGNSGTSMRLLAGILAAQKFDSVLTGDTSLNKRPMERVASPLREMGAVIQSTGHNGTSPLSITGRDNVGKPLHGIDYDMPVASAQIKSCLLLAGLWAEGTTTVTQPEISRDHTERMLSAFGYPVTVDGNRISIEGGGTLTGGDIAVPADISSAAFFMVAAAISQGSELTLTQVGINPTRTGIIDILKLMNADITLSNETYVGGEPVADITIRSSNLVGIEIPEALVPLAIDEFPVLFIAASCAQGRTVLTGAKELRVKESDRIAVMADGLQTLGVDCTVTEDGLIIEGQGSNSQSDEVNNSQPVFGGGHIVSHHDHRIAMSFAVASLRASKQITIEGVETVNTSFPGFAELASQIGMNIEVNKGVDNSIDNA, from the coding sequence ATCATACCGCCACTCTTTCAGCAAGTTTGTGTGATAGGTTTGGGGTTGATTGGGGCAAGTTTAGCACAAGCGATTAGAGATAATCATTTAAGCAAACGTTTGGTCGCGGTCGATAGGCATCTACCCAGTATAGAAGAAGCAATTGCGCAGGGCTTGCTGGATGCGGGCAGCGCCGTACTGAGTGATGTCGTATCCGGTAGTGATCTAATCGTTATTGCTGTTCCTGTACAAGCGGCGCAAGCGGTGTTTAGCGATATTAAAGCAGCCATGGATAATGGTCAGCTTGCGACTGATTGCATCATTACTGATGTGTGTAGTACCAAGGTTAATATCATTGAAGCGGCGCAAGCGGTATTTACGTCATTGCCTGTTGGGCTAGTGCCTGCGCATCCCATTGCCGGTGCTGAAAATTCAGGCTATCATGCGCGCCGTAGCAATTTATTTGTCAATCATAGCGTTATCATTTGTGAGTTGCCAACGACTAGGGTTAGCGCCATCAATAAGCTACGGCAGTTATGGGAAGCCGTAGGTGCAACCGTGATGCCGATGGCAGCAGCTCACCATGATTCAATATTAGCGCATACCAGTCATTTGCCGCATCTGCTCGCGTTTAATCTGGTTGAGCAGCTTGCCAGCCATAATGATAATTTAGATATGTTTCGCTATGCAGCTGGCGGCTTTCGAGACTTTACTCGTATTGCCGCCAGTGACCCGAAAATGTGGCACGATATATTTTTTGCCAATCAAAGCGCGATAGTCAGCGCCCTTGATGAGTATAGTGTTTATCTACAGGATATACGTCAGCTTATCATTGATAAAGATTCAACCGCCCTGATGGGGCTTTTAGGTCGAGCGCAAGCCGCACGTCGACATTTTGGTCATATGTTAGCCAGCACCCCTTATACGGATACCTCTGCCATGTCAGCTTCTTATAATATTACCCCTAGCAATACCGTTATCGGCACCATCGCCATTCCCGGTGATAAATCTATCTCGCATCGTAGTATTATGCTTGGCAGTCTTGCAACAGGCGTGACCCATGTCACAGGGTTTTTGGAAGGTGAAGATGCCTTAGCGACCCTACAAGCATTCCGTGATATGGGTGTGACCATCGAAGGACCGGATAAGGGTAGGTTGACCATCCATGGTGTCGGTATGAACGGTCTAAAACCGAGTAAAACGCCATTATATATGGGTAATTCGGGCACCAGTATGCGCCTATTAGCCGGTATCTTAGCTGCACAAAAATTCGATAGCGTCTTGACAGGCGATACCAGTCTTAATAAACGCCCAATGGAACGCGTCGCGTCGCCACTTCGTGAAATGGGCGCGGTCATTCAAAGCACTGGACATAATGGCACGTCACCGCTGAGCATCACTGGTCGTGATAATGTCGGCAAACCGCTACACGGTATTGATTATGATATGCCAGTAGCCTCTGCTCAAATTAAATCTTGCTTATTGTTAGCCGGTCTCTGGGCTGAGGGAACCACAACGGTCACGCAACCAGAAATTAGCCGTGACCATACCGAGCGTATGCTATCGGCATTCGGTTACCCAGTGACTGTTGATGGTAATCGCATCAGTATCGAAGGTGGTGGTACACTCACCGGTGGTGATATTGCCGTACCTGCTGATATCTCTTCAGCGGCGTTCTTTATGGTTGCCGCCGCTATCAGTCAGGGTAGCGAACTGACGCTAACGCAAGTCGGTATCAATCCCACGCGTACGGGTATTATTGATATCTTAAAGCTGATGAATGCTGATATTACCTTAAGTAATGAGACGTATGTTGGTGGTGAGCCGGTGGCTGATATTACGATTCGCAGCTCTAACTTAGTTGGTATTGAGATACCAGAAGCATTGGTGCCACTAGCGATTGATGAATTTCCAGTATTGTTTATTGCGGCAAGCTGTGCGCAGGGTCGTACGGTGTTAACGGGCGCAAAAGAGCTACGGGTGAAAGAGTCAGATCGCATTGCGGTAATGGCTGACGGTTTACAAACGCTTGGCGTTGACTGTACGGTAACCGAAGATGGTCTTATTATTGAAGGTCAGGGCAGCAACTCTCAAAGTGACGAAGTAAATAATAGCCAGCCCGTATTTGGTGGTGGACATATCGTCTCGCACCATGATCACCGTATTGCCATGAGCTTTGCGGTTGCGAGTCTACGTGCATCGAAGCAAATCACCATTGAAGGTGTCGAAACTGTCAATACTAGCTTCCCAGGTTTTGCGGAGCTTGCCAGTCAAATCGGTATGAATATTGAAGTGAATAAAGGTGTTGATAATAGTATCGATAACGCTTAA